From Lolium perenne isolate Kyuss_39 chromosome 5, Kyuss_2.0, whole genome shotgun sequence, a single genomic window includes:
- the LOC127304591 gene encoding 3'-5' exonuclease-like, translating to MADKTYVTYVAFEGHVIKTTVTSSGTAVKRWLREIRYMYRWVYHKLIVGLDVEWCPSFSRVQNPVALLQLCVGHRCLIFQLLHADYIPDALAMFLADPGFRFVGVGVQEDANRLDNDHRLDVATTVDLRGLAADGMHRPELGKAGLKGIASAVMGVNIEKPRNVTMGPWDDYELSEEQIQYACIDAFVSFEVGRKLLTGDY from the coding sequence ATGGCGGACAAGACGTACGTCACGTATGTCGCCTTTGAGGGGCACGTCATCAAGACCACCGTCACGTCCTCCGGCACAGCCGTCAAGCGCTGGCTCCGGGAGATCCGCTACATGTACCGCTGGGTCTACCACAAGCTCATCGTCGGCCTGGACGTGGAGTGGTGCCCCAGCTTCAGCCGCGTGCAGAACCCCGTGGCGCTCCTGCAGCTCTGCGTCGGCCACCGCTGCCTCATCTTCCAGCTCCTCCACGCCGACTACATCCCCGACGCCCTCGCGATGTTCCTCGCCGACCCTGGCTTCCGCTTCGTCGGCGTCGGCGTGCAGGAGGACGCCAACCGCCTCGACAACGACCACCGTCTCGATGTGGCCACCACCGTCGACCTGCGCGGCCTCGCGGCGGACGGGATGCATAGGCCGGAGCTCGGCAAGGCCGGGCTCAAGGGCATCGCGAGCGCCGTCATGGGGGTCAACATAGAGAAGCCACGCAACGTGACTATGGGGCCGTGGGACGACTACGAGCTATCGGAAGAGCAGATCCAGTACGCCTGCATCGACGCCTTCGTCTCCTTCGAGGTCGGCCGGAAGCTGCTCACCGGCGACTACTAG
- the LOC127299058 gene encoding uncharacterized protein, which yields MALQHYPAHHHHDFLEVEAFLADIGFGYFSEVPPSQDNHVVTSPEEPVVTSPEDGTSSGSGGTVASASGAGDDDRGGDRYRGGRPGDDERRLRRKISNRESARRSRARKQQHLDEQRAAAAVLRASNRDLAAQLRDARARAALVALANARLRAEGQALGRRLAAARRTLALMQLYAAYGSTPADSACMR from the coding sequence ATGGCCCTCCAGCACTACCCTGCCCACCACCACCACGACTTCCTCGAGGTGGAGGCCTTCCTCGCCGACATCGGCTTCGGCTACTTCAGTGAGGTGCCGCCGTCGCAGGACAACCACGTGGTCACGTCGCCGGAGGAGCCCGTGGTCACGTCCCCGGAGGACGGCACGTCGTCAGGCTCGGGTGGTACCGTCGCGTCTGcctccggcgccggagacgacgaccgtgGCGGCGACCGGTACAGGGGCGGGCGACCCGGAGACGACGAGCGGAGGCTGCGCCGCAAGATCTCGAACCGGGAGTCGGCGCGCCGGTCCCGCGCGCGCAAGCAGCAGCACCTCGACGAGCAGCGCGCCGCTGCGGCCGTGCTCCGAGCCTCCAATCGGGACCTCGCCGCGCAGCTCCGTGACGCCAgggcgcgcgccgcgctcgtggcgcTCGCCAACGCCAGGCTCCGCGCCGAGGGCCAGGCCCTGGGCCGACGCCTCGCCGCCGCGCGCCGCACCCTCGCGCTCATGCAGCTCTACGCCGCCTACGGCTCGACTCCGGCCGATTCAGCGTGCATGCGTTGA